GGGGCAGTTATACAGGTAACAGTTATCTTTCAGTTGTACATATTTGGCACCTCTCCACTTAATTAAACAAAGAtacttagctttttttcttggtgtttgtGATAAACCAGACTGATTATCAGTGGAACTAAGAAAATCATTTATCATGCATGATGTATATGCACAGTGTGCCTACTTTGGTATGGGCTTTAAAGAGATTTGTTTTTGCAGATATCACAAATGTGTATTACctatgaaaaaaagaatataggGCCAGAAATATTTGGCATGGTTAAGCAGTGAGATAAAGGAAATTATCAAAAGGCATCCTTCAAAAACTGTCAAGATTAGGGAGCTAGAAAAGAACACAAGTTCCAGCAAGTTGAACTTGAAACTATAGTAAGACAAGCCAGAAAGATCTGGTGAAACAGTTTAAAAGTATGAAAACTAACATAGCAAAAGATGATAAAGATGCCAGAAAGTCTGTCAGTCCAAGAAGTGATTAGGATGCAAGATAAGGccctagcaaaaaaaaaaaaaagaaaagaagggggacaagggggaataATTCATTAGTGAACACTGAGGTAATTCAATAGCTAATTTTCTCACACCAGAAACTTTCTTTAGGGGGAAAAGGTGGACAAATTGTCTCAAGTTAAGTCTctaaacaaatcaaaataaatttctaggaacaaataataataataatacagaagtCCTAACAACTAAAATTGTATGACTGAAATTGTCCAAGTGTATGGATCCTGTAGACATCTGCTCTTTGATCTACAACATTCAACATATTCATAAAACAGTAGCAAAGAGTCAAAGggcaaaaatgaaattacaaagTTGCTGAGGATACAGTATTAGTTTGGATAACATTCATTTTGCAGTGAGAACAAAGCTTCACTGTGGGAATGTGCAGAAGGGTTTTGGTGTGCTGAGCTTCTGGGCAATAACATGTCAGAGACAATTCAGAGCTAAGGAATCTAAAGTCATACAGGAAAAACTTGGTACATTTGAAATGGTGATTACCAATTGGAAAACAGAATATAGAGCTGTGTTTATAGGtctatgaaaatataaacatgatgctcagagatggaaaaatagGGAGAAAACACAAGGTACtatcaggaaacaaaaatcagaaagccTAGATCTCTGGTGTGGCTGAAAAGACTTTGCAGAATGACAGTGTAAGTAGAGAAGAGATTTCTTCCCACGAGAACCTGCTCATGGGGTCAATAACTGGGGGCTAAGGCTCAGTAGACTCCAAGGTCTACTACTAGGGTGAGGTTTAAGGCAAGGGTGAATATCAGGAAAAGGCCAAAGCCAGATACATATGCTTTGAAGTATCGCTGCACCCTTGAAGGACACATGAGAAAAGCAGCTATTTCTATGATTGTTGAATCAAATCCAAGAATCCCAAAGCAAACAGTTTTATCAGTGTATTAGGCTCTGTGGATCTTTTGTTTGGGACAGAATGACTGTTCTAATTTTATGTCTTGTTTCTGCACTCTGGATATGTCATAAGACTTGAGGAGGAGGTTAGATTTGTCATTTCTGTATATCTTCTGGCATGCTGTGTTTTCATATTCCAATAATCTTAATAATACTTCATTTGTAGAATGATTTCTGACATCTGTTTTTGGCCCTAACTTGGAGTCAGGGACTTCTTTGCTCTGTCAGGGCATCCAAGTGCCCCCGTGGATCCTGCTTGTTATTTGGATTCAGCTTCCTGTGAGTGCTTCTCCCTGCTGAGAATCACAGCAGTTTCAGAAATCGCGGTCTATCTGATTCCAAACACGATCCCACAAAGGGCACCCATGAAGATGTGGGAGTCCAGCAAgttctgcagcaggcagtggAGCAGGATGGCTGCCAGCCGACCACAGCATGTAACACAGCCTCTGATCTGCCACTtcttcacagcagctgcagaggtcCCCAGGACCCCACTGACTTTTGAAAATGCCACTTGCCAGTGTCCCTGCTGAGGGAGGGAAAAACACAGCCCTGAATTCTGACTCATAGAAAAACTGagggattttcttttcatgtcatgtggaagctgctttcttttttgaagtCAGAAGTTTTCACAAATGAGAAACTTAGAATTAAGCCAGATACTATGGTTATCTATTTGAATAGTATCTTGGAATCTACTGATTAAAAAGGCAAAGGAGATTCTATTACTGAGCACATCCAGACAGCAACACCTAAAGTTCTTGGTGTTAAAAATATTGAGCTCTTTTTGATGAGACTCATGAAAGTGATTTTAATCTTTTGCTCCTTTAATTCATCCTATCTAAACCTTCTATCACCCATGAGGAattaagggatttttttcttcagaattatCTCTGGATGCCAGGGAGAGATCTGTTGCTAAATCATGCAAGCTTCACCTGTGTTGTATTTCCAGGACTTGTTAATACTTGATTTATGTAATTTTGGTTTATGCttcaattatttataatttGGTTTACTGCCATGGCTGTCAGGGGAggaataatagcaataatagtaataataatattaaaccACACACAAAATAGCTTTCTTCCCTTAAACCAAAAATCAACAACTCACAAAATATAGAAAATCCTTAATGACATAAAATTCAAGTTTTGTGTAAGAACACATTTGCAAATTATATCCTTTCCATTAACAGCATATCATCTGTATTTATATGCTTCATCTTCCCATAATTTTGATCAGCTGTATCAATTTGCTTTCATCTCTCACTAGAGTAAAACGTTCATTACCATTTtgcttctatttaaaaaaaaaaaaataataaactcaATACTTTTACTTCCTACTTTGCTATGTAAGTATTGAATTCTTACACATGACATATTGTCCCTGCAATTGCTTGTTATGCTGGTATAGAGCTCGTCTTAGAAAGTTACTACATAGAACACTGTCAAATAACAGGCTACAGAGGAATATCAAACCTACTAAGTTAATCCACAATTAGCATCATAATTTCCTATCTTAAATCAACAGTTTGTGCATTATGGATCTACACAGGAAATCTAAATGGTACAGAATGATAATATGCATTAAAACTTGTTATGGTCTAGCCAGTCTTGAAAAATTGTTTATGTAGGAGATTGTTTCACAGCTCATTAAATCAGAAAGAGCACTCCATTCTTTACTgcctaaaagaagaaaaatacagcttctaAATTGATATATTAATCATGCAAAACCAGATAAATGTTCTAAAACTGCTAACcaacttatttttgttttccagatcgCATGTACGGAACATGTGAAATAGACTGGGCAAAAGCCAACTTCTCTACAATCTACAAGTCCTACATTGTCTCCATTTTCATCTGCTGTTTCTTCCTACCTGTGACAGTCATGGTCTTCTCATATGTGTCAATTATCAACACTGTCAAACTAAGCCATGCATTAACAGGACTCAGCGATcccacagacagacagaggaGAATGGAGCGGGATGTCACCAGGGTGAGTGTGGGTTTCATATTGGGTAGGATTCATCTCAGTGAAAGCTGTCTATCCAAAAATtaagaagagaacagaagagaacaaaacccaccactcacatttaatttctctgcaaTCTTTAGTGACAAAGTCTGAACTCAGTGAAGTTAACATAAGGATGGTTTAAAATTCCTGCTCCCTTAGTTGGCTAATATTAGTCCTACataacatgagaaaaataatttaaatataactgGAGCAGGTTATACAGCacaaaaactgaagttttgtttggcatattcccttttctttcagcagagaTGTAACTTGTGTGTGTGCTCAAAAAGCAACAAGGGAactttcaaattacttttcctAGACCTAAATCTATCCTAAGTCTTCTGAGTTCAGATAAACATTCAGGGGGTTGTAGCTATTTTCATTCCATTAGATGAGGCATTGCTCAAGCACACCTCATACCCGAATTAGGTATCTAACTTCTATGCCTACCTGGCTCCATCAAAGCAAAACTTTTGCTTGTCTGTACACTCCTGTGAGCCATACCTTCAGTAGAAGCTGAACGTTTCCCttccagctgtgttttcaaGCTACTATTACCAGTGTATTTCTTCCCTGATGCAGTCTCCCAGTATAGATTTAAGgctatttttcatctttcttctagGTTTCTATTGTCATTTGCACAGCCTTCATTATTGCATGGTCACCATATGCTGTCATCTCTATATGGTCTGCCTACGGTCACCCTGTGCCCAACCTTACCAGCATCCTTGCCAGTTTGTTTGCTAAGTCTGCCAGTTTCTACAATCCCATTATCTACTTTGGAATGAGCTCCAAGTTTCGGAGGGAcattttcatcttgtttcaTTGTGCCAAGGAAGTCAAGGACCCTGTGAAGCTCAAACGTTTCAAAAACCTCAAGCAAAAACAAGAGccttcaaagaaagaagagaagtaTGCAGCAGATATGCACCCTGCACCGAGCCCTGATTCTGGGGTGGGAAGTCCAAGCAACACTCCACCTCCAGCAAATAGGGAAGAATATTTTGGCATTCATGATACACCATCTAATAACCCTGACATTGAATGTGATAGACTGTGAGTTTTGTGGCCACTTAACGCACTCACCCACTTTGTGTTCAGCAAGATCCTCTTCAGATCACCGCTTGAGTGATCTCCCAACTCCCGATCCATCTGTTTCTTGCTATAGCACTGATGGTTATGCAATTCAAGCAAATCAGATGACAAAgtgatattttccttctgtgtagGTACAAAATGCTACAAAGCATGTTATAATGTGGGCAGCACACCCAGTGCCAGAAACATTCCATATTCAcatgtatacaaaaaaaaaggaaggctgaCTTATGAAGACAATGGATTAGCTAGCAAAAAGATCACTAATGTTCCCATCCAAACTGTATTAATTATGAGATtacatttccaaattttttttgtttgtttgtttgttttactctttAACAGTCTCAGCCATAGAGGACCACTCCCTGTTTGTCTATGCAAGACAGAGCTGTAGATCTCGGCATTTTGTAGTCACTGTAGGTTCAACAGTGGCTTTACacttttccttgtttgtttgcagaATTATTTCCATCTTTCCCAACTTTCCCAGTAAGCAGGGCCTGGCTGTAGTGTGCCCATTCATTAAAGCCAAAAAGCTGGCTTTAATTTTCCTGATGTGCCTCCAGCTTGATTGTTTTTCTACATGACTATTAAGGTGGAGCAAGAGATGCCATGCAGGCAATGAAACCAAGGACATTAAGCCTGCAAGAATATTGGCAAAGTATGGCATCAGAGCTATTTACAGAATATAATCCAACACTTCGCTGCTGCTCTAAAGAAAGTTTTTGTAcctgcctaaaaaaaaaaatagataaatcaACTAAGTGGTTTAAATAGCAAAATTGTAGAATTAAATCAGCAGCAAGGTTATCAGATACTATAGTATCCAATTATTCcatcaagtttatttttcaacatgGAAGTGAGGAGGTATATGGTCCTAATTCCccattttacacatttttatagAAGTCTCTGAGTACACAGCTAATTACTATGCATTAGCCCTGGAAATTTTGGGGGTTTATTCAGTGACATTTGCATGCTAAGcaaggggagtggaggggaacAAAACCATTTGTTGCCAGGCTCACTGATATTTATGACTTTATGGAATCTTTCACCATCCAGGTATGCTAAAATGCAGTTGTTTTGCACAAGTTTGTAACTTTCCCAAGAAACacatttggaaaagcaaagagagcCCACCTTAATTTCCTCCATTACTCtatttgttttgagaaaatcaCCTGCGttttgaagttaaaaacaaataaacattatAAGCAACAGTCaggaactgttttctttcatggcCACAGATCTAACTACAAGAATATTCGTCTTTGTGGAAAATTGAAACATGGGTGCTACTTCATTaccataaataattaaaagcaaataagtaAACTGTTGACTTCCAGATAAAAGTGCATGCTGTAACTGCCGAAACAGACGAAGCCATTTAGGGCCAAACCCTGTCCCAGCTGGATGAAGCCAGGCTGGGCTAGCCAAAGCTGCCACGCAGTTT
The nucleotide sequence above comes from Aythya fuligula isolate bAytFul2 chromosome 3, bAytFul2.pri, whole genome shotgun sequence. Encoded proteins:
- the LOC116487066 gene encoding opsin-5-like, which gives rise to MSLQSPQAPWRNNNISFLSREAAVTEQGETIIGFYLLALGWLSWFGNSIVIFVLYKQRHLLQPTDYLTFNLAISDAGISVFGYSRGIIEIFNVFRDDGFIITSIWTCQVDGFLTLLFGLASINTLTVISVTRYIKGCHPERGHCISNSSMTVALVLIWIAAFFWSAAPLLGWGSYTDRMYGTCEIDWAKANFSTIYKSYIVSIFICCFFLPVTVMVFSYVSIINTVKLSHALTGLSDPTDRQRRMERDVTRVSIVICTAFIIAWSPYAVISIWSAYGHPVPNLTSILASLFAKSASFYNPIIYFGMSSKFRRDIFILFHCAKEVKDPVKLKRFKNLKQKQEPSKKEEKYAADMHPAPSPDSGVGSPSNTPPPANREEYFGIHDTPSNNPDIECDRL